GCGCTGGCCGGGTTCGAGAAGTCGGGCCACTTCTTCCTGGCGAACCCGATCGGGCGCGGATACGACGACGGCCTGGTCGCCGCCGCCGCCGTCCTGCAGATGATGGACAGGAACCCCGGCAAGACCCTGTTCGAGCTGAAGTCGTCGCTGCCGGACGCCTGGACGTCCCTGACCATGTCGCCCCACTGCGACGACGAGATCAAATACGACGTGCTCGCCAAGATCGTCGCCGAGTACGAGAAACTGGGGGCCGAGGGTGGCTCGATCCTCGGCCGCAAGATCGTCGAGGTCATCACCGTCAACGGCGCGCGGGTGCACCTGGAAGACGGGTCGTGGGTGCTGGTGCGCGCCTCCTCCAACAAGCCGGAACTGGTCGTCGTGGTCGAATCCATGCGGTCCGAGGACGACATGCGCGCCCTGTTCCAGCAGGAGGTCAAACCCCGTCTGGCCGCCCACCCCGAGGTCGGGACCTACAACCAGGAAATCTGAGGCCCTCAGTCGCGGAGAGGGCTTGCGGTCATCTCCCTCCCCCCCAGGGGAGGGCAGATCGCGAAGCGATCAGGTGGGGGCGGCAAGGCAAGGCCGCACGATGTATCGCTTTGCCCTCCCCACCCGGTCTCCGCTGCGCTCCGACCACCCTCCCCCAAGGGGGAGGGAGACGGCATCTGCCCGTGCGTCATCGTTCTTCCGCTGTGAACGGGTCGGGGAAGCGGCGGAGCCAGGGCGATCTCGCCCGGGACCGTGACGGCCGCCGTCGCCGACGGCCGCCTGTAGAAGAGTTTCGGCGTGGTCGCCTTGGCTCCGCTCGACCGGTTTTCGCAAGCGTTCGGGGGCGGGATGTCTTGTGTCGGGCAACGCCGGGGGCCTCTTCCCCGACGCCTTGGTGCTGTCCCGATTTGTCCCTTTCCGAGTCTTAGCCCACGACAGGCGACGACGCCCAGTGCGCCGCCGGACCCGGGGTTTCGCCCCGGCATGCCCTGCGATCGACCCCGCCGCGCGTCCGGGTCCTGGGCCCAGGACGCCTTCCCCTCGCAACGGGACGGCAAAAGGATAAACGCGTTTCCGATGCAGGCGCGTCCGGACGCTCCCTGTGAGGACCGGGCCTTGATCGGATTGGGGAATTCGGGGCAAGCGCGGACAACTCGACGCCGGATGTCGGACACCCGACAGAGGAACCGCCCGCGCCGCTGCGCCTTTCCCCTCCTCATCCCAGAGGAGATCGACATGAAAGCGCTATGCTGGCACGGCAAGGGCGACATCCGCTGCGAGACGGTGGACGACCCCGAGATCCAGGACGGCCGCGACGCCATCATCCGGGTCACCTCCTGCGCCATCTGCGGCAGTGACCTGCACCTGTACGGCGGCTTCGTGCCCGGCATGAAGTCCGGCGACGTCATGGGCCACGAGACGATGGGCGAGGTCGTCGCCGTCGGCAAGGACAACACCAAGCTGAAGGTCGGCGACCGCGTCGTGGTGCCCTTCACCATCAGCTGCGGCGAGTGCGACTATTGCAAACGCGGGCTTTATTCCGTGTGCGAACGGTCCAACCCCAACGGGGCCGAACAGGCGAAACAGACCGGCTATCCGACCGCCGGCCTGTTCGGATACACCCATATGTACGGCGGCATCCCGGGCGGCCAGGCCGAATACCTGCGCGTCCCCTACGCCGACGTGGGGCCGATCAAGGTGCCCAACGGCCTGACCGACGACCAGGTCCTGTTCCTGTCCGACATCTTCCCGACCGGCTGGATGGCCGCCGAGAACGCCAACATCCAGCCCGGCCACACCGTCCTGGTGTTCGGCTGCGGCCCCGTCGGCCAGTTCGCCATCCGCTCCGCCTTCATGATGGGGGCCGAGCGCGTCATCGCCATCGACCAGGTGCCGGAGCGCCTGCAGCTGGCCCGCGACGCCGGGGCCGAGACCATCGACTTCTCCGAGGGCGACCTGCAGGAGCGGATCAAGACCATGACCCACGGCGTCGGCCCGGATTCGGTGATCGAGGCCGTCGGCCTGGAAAGCCACGGCTCGGGCGGCCTGATGGAGAAGGTCCAGGAGACCGTCGCCGGCAAGATGGAACGCCCCTATGCCCTGAACGAGGCCATCGTCGCCTGCCGCCCCGGCGGCACCATCAGCCTGCCCGGCGTCTTCGTCGGCGTCATCCCCACCATGATGGGGGCCTTCGTCGGCAAGGGCCTGACCCTGAAGACCGGCCAGACCCACGTGCAGCGCTATCTGGAACCCCTGATGCGCAAGATCGAGGAAGGCGCGATCGACCCCAGCTTCCTGATCACCCACAAGATCAAGCTGGAAGACGGCCCCGACGCCTACAAGATGTTCCAGGAAAAGAAGGACGGCTGCGTCAAGGTCGTCATCAACCCCTAGGCCGGGGACGCCCGGCGGCGAGGAGACCGGAGGCCCCCGTGGAGACGCGGGGGTCTCAATCGTGTTCGGAAGGTGGGGTCCAGTTCGGATCGTTGACGGGATACCAGTCGGCCGCGAGATCCAGCCATTGCGGATTCGCGTCCTCGATCAGCTTCAGCTTCCAGTCGCGCATCCATTTCTTCAAGCGCCGTTCGCGCCGGATCGCATCGACGACCCATTGATGCTGTTCGTACCAGACCAGGTGAACGCAGCCGTGCTCGGCGGAGTAGCCGTCGGGATGGGTCCCGGTCTTGTGCTGCCAGACGCGCGCGTGGAGGTTCGAGGTCGACCCGATATAGACCCAGCCGTTCCGCCCGCTGGCCATGACGTAGGTCGCGATGAAGGTGCGGTGCGTCCCAACCGCACAACCTATCCGCACATCTTCCTTTCGTCATCCTCCGGCGTAGCGAAGCGAAGACCGGAGGACGCAGCGGCGCCGAAGGCGATCTGTTCAGGCACGACGTCAGCCGCCAGTGTCCGCGACAGGTTCGCGCTCCCGCGCGCCGCTGCGTCCCCCGGTCTGCGCCGCGAAGGCGCGGCTTGCCGGAGGATGACGAAAGGAAGCGGGGTGCCTGGCTAGTGCACCCGCGCCTTCCCGATCTCCAGCCCGTCCGCCCCCGCTGACACGGCGATCACCGAGCCGTCCTCCAGCTCGCCGGCCAGCAGCTTCTTCGCCATCGGGTCCACCAGGTCCTTCTGGATCACCCGCTTCAGCGGGCGCGCGCCGTAGACCGGGTCGTAGCCCTTGTCCGCCAGCCAGGCGAGGGCGCCGTCGTCGATGGACAACGTCAACCTGCGGTCGGCCATCAGCTTTTCCAGACGCGCCAGCTGGATGCGGACGATGCCGGCCATCTGGTCGCGGCCGAGGCGGCGGAACAGGATGATCTCGTCGATGCGGTTCAGGAACTCCGGGCGGAAATGGGCGCGGACGGCGTCCATGACGAAGGGGCGCACGGCCTCGACATCCTCGCCGTCGGCCTGGTTGGCCAGGGCGTCGGAGCCGAGGTTGGAGGTCATGATCAGCAAGGTGTTCTTGAAGTCGACCACGCGGCCCTGACCGTCGGTCAGGCGGCCGTCGTCCAGCACCTGGAGCAACACATTGAAGACGTCGGGGTGGGCCTTTTCGACCTCGTCGAACAGGACGACCTGATAGGGCCGGCGGCGCACCGCCTCGGTCAGGGCCCCGCCCTCGTCATAACCGACATAGCCCGGAGGGGCACCGATCAGGCGGCTGACCGAGTGCTTCTCCATATACTCCGACATGTCCATGCGGGTGATGGCGGTCTCGTCGTCGAACAGGAAGGCGGCGAGCGCCTTGGTCAGCTCGGTCTTGCCGACGCCGGTGGGGCCGAGGAACAGGAAGCTGCCCAGCGGGCGATTGGGGTCGTTGAGGCCGGCGCGGGCGCGGCGGACCGCATCGGCGACGGCCTCCAGCGCCGCGTCCTGACCGACGACGCGGCCCCGCAGGGCGTCCTCCATCGACAGCAGCTTCTCGCGCTCGCCCTCCAGCATCTTGTCGACCGGGACGCCGGTCCAGCGCGAGACCACGGCGGCGATCTGTTCCGCGTCGACGACTTCGGGCGTCAGCGGGCCGCCGCCGGCGTTCTCGTCGGCCTCGGCCTGGTCCAGCGATTTCTCGATCTGGGGGATCTGGCCATAGGCGATCTCCGACGCGCGGCCGAGGTCGCCGTTCCTCTGGGCCGCCGCCAGTTCGGCGCGCAGGCGATCGAGGGTCTCGCGGAGTTGCGCTCCTTGCCCGACCTTGTCCTTCTCGGCCTTCCACCGGGTGGTCAGCGCGTCGGATTCGACCTGCAAGTCCGAGATCTCGTCGTCGAGCCGCTCCAGACGCAGTTTGGAGGCGGTGTCGGTCTCCTTCTTCAGGGCCTCGCGCTCGATCTTCAGCTGGACAAGGCGGCGGTCGATCTCATCCAGACTCTCGGGCTTTGAATCGACGGCCATGCGCACGCGGCTGCCGGCCTCGTCGATCAGGTCGATGGCCTTGTCGGGCAGGAAGCGGTCGGTGATGTAGCGGTTGCTCAGCGTGGCGGCGGCGACGATGGCGCTGTCGCTGATGCGCACCCCGTGGTGGACCTCGTACTTCTCCTTCAGCCCGCGCAGGATGGAGACGGTGTCCTCCACCGACGGCTCGTCGATGAAGACCGACTGGAAGCGCCGGGCCAGGGCCGCGTCCTTCTCGATGTATTTGCGGTATTCATCCAGGGTCGTGGCCCCGACGCAGTGCAGCTCGCCGCGCGCCAGGGCGGGCTTCAGCAGGTTGGAGGCGTCCATGGCCCCGTCGCCCTTTCCGGCCCCGACCAGGGTGTGCATCTCGTCGATGAAGAGGATGATCTGGCCCTCGGCGGCCGTGACCTCGCCCAGCACGGCCTTCAGCCGCTCCTCGAACTCGCCGCGGTATTTGGCCCCGGCGATCAGGGAGCCCATGTCGAGCGCCATGACGGTCTTGTCCTTCAGGCTCTCGGGCACGTCGCCGTTGACGATGCGCAGCGCCAGACCCTCGACGATGGCGGTCTTGCCGACGCCGGGTTCGCCGATCAGGACGGGATTGTTCTTGGTCCTCCGCGCCAGGACCTGGATGGTGCGACGGATCTCCTCGTCGCGGCCGATGACGGGGTCGATCTTGCCGTCGCGGGCGGCCTGGGTCAGGTCGCGGGCGTAGCGTTTCAGCGCCTCATAGGCGTCCTCGGCCCCGGCGGAGTCGGCGGTCTTGCCCTTACGGATATCGGCGACGGCGGTGTCCAGCTTGTCGGCGGTGACCCCGGCGGACTTCAGGGCGTCGCCGGCGGGGCCGCCCTCGCGGGCGATGGCGGCGAGGATCCGTTCCGTGGTGACGAAGGCGTCGCCGTTCTTCTTCGCGGCGGCCTCGGCCCCGGCGAAGACGCGGGCGGTCGCGCCGTCCAGATAGAGCTGGCTGTTGGTGCTCTCGACCTGGGGGCGCTTCTTCAGCAGGGCCTCGGCCGCGTCGGCGGCCTTGGCCGGGTCGCCGCCGGCGGCGGTGATCAGGTTGCGAGCGAGGCCGTCGCGCTCTTCCAGCAGCACCTTCAGCAGGTGCTCGGGGGCGAACTGCTGGTGCTTGCGGGCGAGGGCCAGCGACTGGGCGGACTGGACCGCCTGTTTGGCGCGGTCGGAATAGAGGTCGAGATTCATCTGGGTTCCCCGGAGAGGCGGACGTCGTTCAGACGCCCTCACATGAAGCGACGCCTTGATCTGGGGCAAAGGTGGTCGCGGGCAGGGGGGCGCACAAGGGGGGCGGATGGCGCTAGGGTCCCGCCATGGTTCACGCCGCCTTTCCCGTCGATCCCGCCGTCCTGCTGCCGTTCCTGGTGGCGGTGTCGCTGATCGAGCTGACGCCGGGGCCGAACATGGGCTGGCTGGCGCTGGTGGCGCTGGGGCGGGGGCGGATCGCCGGGATGGCGGCGGTGGCCGGGGTGACCCTGGGCCTGACGGCCTGGATGGTCGCGGCGGCCTTCGGGCTGACCACCGTCCTGCTGACGTTTCCGGGCCTGTATCAGGCAGTGCGCTGGGCCGGGGTGGCCTTCCTGCTGTGGCTGGCGTGGGAGGCCTGGGCGGGGGCGGGCAAGGTCGCGCCGGACGCGGAGCCCGACCGGCGGACCCTGGGCGGGCTGTTCCTGCGGGGCCTGACCGGCAATCTGCTGAACCCCAAGGCCGCCGTCTTCTATGTCGCGCTTCTGCCGACCTTCATCCGGCCGGACCGGGCCTCGCCGCTGGTGCAGGCCCTGACGCTGGGCGGACTGCATGTCGCGGTCAGCGTGGCGGTCCACACCCTGATCGTGCTGGGGGCCGCCTCGGCCGGGGCCGTGGTCATGCGGCGGATGCAGGGCGTCGTCGCCGGTCGGGCCATGGCGGCCGGGATCGCGGCGGTGGCGGTCTGGATGGCCTGGACCACCCGCGCCTGAGCCACCGCCGGCCGGAACCGGTCAGCCGCCGCCGGGACCGGTCGAGAAGTCGAACTGTTCCGGCGGACGGCGCGGCCCGGTGCCGAGCGTCCAGCTGAGGCCGATGTAGAAGGCGCGCAGGCGGATGTTCTGTTCGGCCCGCTCGCGGAACAGGGGCGTCTCGTAGACCGAGGTGTTGTTGAACGAGTTCAGCACGTCGCGGCCGGTGAAATTGAACGACAGGCTGTCGGTCAGTTTGCGGCGATAGCCGATGTTGAGCATGCCGCCGGCCTCGCGCGTGCCCTGGGCCAGCAGGCTCTCGCCCTGCCAGAAGCCCGAGACCTGGACGAAGTCCTTGGCCGTCGGCGTCCAGTTCAGGCTGAGGCGGCCGGTGGCGAAGGTGCCCTCGCGGTCCTGGCCGCCGGGCAGGCCCGCTGCGTCGATCTCCTGGCGGAAGACATTGACGCCGGCGCTGTAGCGCAGGGTCGGATGCAGGGCGCCGTTGGCGGTGGTCTCCAGACCCAGATCGCGGCGCGCGCCGAGGTTCTCGGGCCGGGTCAGGAAGACTCCGCCGCCGAGGTCCGTCACAACCTCGGTGAAGGCCTTGTCGGTGTCGCGCAGATAGGCGGTGACCTGGTAGAAGGTCGTGCCCTGCCGCTTCTGCCACATGGCCTCGAAGGCGTCGGTTTCCTGCGGCTCCAGATCGGGATTGCCCGAGCGCCGGTTCAGCGGGTCGCCGTAGGACACGAAGGGGTTCAGCTGGGCGGGCTGGGGGCGCTGGATGCGGCGCGAATAGCTGGCGCGCAGGGTCTCGGTCTCGGACAGCTGGTACTGCAGATGGGCCGTGGGATAGGCGCGGAAATAGTCCTGGGACGCCGAGGCGCCGCCGGTCAGGTCGTCGATCTCGATGTCGGCCTGTTCCAGCCGCAGCCCGGCCTGGGCCGAGAGTTTCTCCGTCAGGGGCCTTTCCCAGGTGCCGTACAGGGCGTGCACGGTCTGGCGCGCCTCGAACCGGTTGCTGAAGCCCGGAACGACGGAGAGCGTCCCCTCCGACGGGCCCTGGCGGAAGGTGACGTCCTGGTCCGGGCGCACGTCGGTCAGCTCGTAGCCGAGGCGCAGCTTGCCGCCGTCGGCCGTGGGCCGGACATAGGCGCTGGTGAAGCCCAGGGTGACCTGGTCCTGGTCCTGGTCCGTGCGTTCGGCCAGGCCGGTGCCCGCGGGCACGAGGAAGTCCGTCAGGGTCAGGCCGCCGGACTCGATGCTGTTGGAATCGTAGCGCAGCTCGTTGGACCATTCATGGCCGGCGTCGTCGAAACGATGCAGCAGACGGGCGGTCGCGCCCCAGTTCGCATAGTCGAAGTCGGAACCGCCCGCGCGGCGGTAGGCGCTGGTCACGGCGCCCGCCGCGTTTCGCGTCTCGAACAGGCTGTCGACGTCCCCGTCGCCCTGGAAGGCGATGCTGCGTACCTCTCCCGTCAGCTGGGTGCGATCGGTCAGCCGGTACTCGGCGCTGAAACGGGCGACCGTGCCGGTCTGGTCGGACTCCTGGGTCGTGTCGTTGCGGGTGGTCGAGACCACCGCCCCGGTGACGGGATCGAGCTGTTCGCGCAGGCGGTTGAGCTCGAACTGGCTGGGATCGGCCCGGTAGCTGAGGTCGCCGGACAGGGTCAGCCGGTCCTTCTGCCACGAGCCGCTGCCGCCGAGGTTCCAGCGGCCGTTGTCGCCGACGTTGGCGCGGATCGAGCCGGTGGTCTGGCTGCCGGCGCGCGGGGCGGTCGGCTTGGTGATCAGGTTGATGACCCCGCCCGAGCCCTCGGGGCTGTAGGCGGCCGACGGGTTGGTCATGACCTCGATACGGGCATAGCGGTCGGCGGGCAGCTGCAGCAGGGCCTGGGCCCGGCCCTCGCCCGTCAGGATCCCCGACGGGCGGCCGTCGACCAGGATGGTGACGCCGGAATCGCCGCGCAGGGAGACATTGCCCTGGGGGTCGACGTCCACCGAGGGCACGTTGCGCAGGGCGTCGGCGAGACTGCCGGTCGTGGCCTGCAGGTCGTTGGCGAGGCTGTAGCTGACCGAGTCGATCGAGGTGCGGACCTCGGTGGTGCTGCCGGTCACGACCACGTCGCCCACGGCGGAGGGCTCGGCCTCGGCCGGTTCGGCGGCAGGGGCGTCCTGCGCGGCCTGGGGCGTCGCGGGGGCTGGGGCTGGGGCGGGCGTCGGAACGGACGCCGGCGTCTGGGCCGGCCGCGTGCCGCCGGCGGGCGCCGGAACCGTGGTCTGGGCCATGGCGGACGGGGCGAGGGCCAGCACGGCCACCCCGGCAAGCAGGATCGATCGGGTTCGGTTCATTGGTCTGTGCCCCCTGGCATTCGCTCGACCGCCCCGGCGACCGATGTCCCGCCGATAGCAGACGATCGACGCAGGCCCGAGTTACAACCCTGTCATAACGTCATGATTTCAGAAGGTTACGGTCCGGTCACGGTTGTGGCGGAAGCATGGCGGACGCCGCGGACGCCGACTGGCGTCACGGGCGGCGCGGCGCTAGCGTGATCGCCTGCCCGGAGCCGCCCATGACCGTTTCGCCCTTCCGCCTGACCCGCCGCTCAGCCCTGTTCGCCTCGGCCGGAGCCGCCGCCCTGCCCGCCGTCGCGTGGAGCCAGGCGGCCAACGACGATGCCAGTCTGGCCGAGGCGATCGATGCCTATGTGACCGCGGCCATGGCCGCCTGGCCGGATCAGCCGGCCCTGGGGGTGGCGGTCGTGAAGGACGGTCAGGCGGTGCTGACGCGCGGCTATGGCGTCAAGGTGCAGGGTCAGGCGGCGCGCGCCGACGAGCACACCCTGTTCGCCATCGCCTCCAACACCAAGAACGTCACCGCCGCCTGCCTGGCCATGCTGGTCGACGAGGGCAAGGTGAAGTGGGACGAACCGGTCCGGACCTATCTGCCCGGTTTCACCCTGTCGGACCCCTATATCGGCGCGCACATCACCGTGCGCGACACCCTGAGCCACCGGGCCGGGTTCGGCCTGGGGGCCGGCGACCTGCTGTTCTGGCCCAACTCGGACCGCACCCGCGCCGAGGTTCTGGCGGCCGTGCCTTTCGTGCCGATCGAGGACGGGCTGCGGGCCAACTACCACTACTGCAACCTGATGTTCGTGGTCGCCGGGGCGGTGCTGGAGGCGGTCTCGGGCCTGACGTGGGAGGCCTTCGTCCAGACCCGGGTGCTGGACCCGCTGGGCATGACCGACACCGTGCCGATGGCCAGCCAGGCGGATCCGGCCCGGTCCGCCCTGCCCCACGCCCGGATCGGGCCGCCGCTGCGCTATCAGGGCGAGATGACGAAGATCGCGGACAGTATCGTCGGCATCTGGAACTGGGATTCGGCCGCGGCCGCGGGCGGCATCTGCGCCTCGCCGGCCGACTGGGCGAAGTGGATGATCCTGAGGCTTGGAAACGGGGCCATGCCCGACGGGACCCGGCTGTTCACCGAGGCCCGGGCGACCGAGATGTGGCGTCCGAACGTGGTCATCTCCGGCACGCCCGGCCCGACCGCCGAACTGCCCGGCCGGGCCATCGCCTCGACCTACGCCATGGGCCATCAGGTGCAGGACTATCGCGGCGAGCGGATCGTCAGCCACGGTGGCGGCTCGCCCGGCGGCAACTCCTTCACCGTCCTGATCCCGGGCCGGAAGGCGGGGGTCTCGGTCTTCTCCAACGCCGAGGAGAATTTCCTGCTGCGGACCCTGCGCAGCGGCCTCGTCGACATCGTGATGGGCAAACAGGGCTTCGACTGGATCGCGGATTCGAAACGGCTGGAGGCCGAGGGGATCGCGGAGTCGCTGAAGGCGGCCACCGAGATCGACGCGAAACAGGCCGCCGGCGCGCCGCCCACCCTGCCGCTGTCGGCCTTCGTCGGGACCTGGCGCGATCCCTGGTACGGCGACATCACGATCGAGGCCCGCGACGTCGGCCTGTGGCTGACCTTCACCCGCAACGCCGCGCTTCAGGGGCCGCTGGAACCCTATGACGGCAACACCCTGCGCACCCGCTTCCCCGACAAGCGCGAGGAAGACGCCTTCGTCACCTTCGAGATCGAGGACGGGCGACCGGTGCGGGCGACGGTCAAGGGCGTGAGCCCGGATATCGACTTCAGCTACGACTACCAGGACCTGAGGCTGACGCGGGTGTGAGACGGTGACGGTCTCCCTCCCCCTCGGGGGAGGGCAGATCGCGAAGCGATCGGGTGGGGCGGGTAAGGCAAGCCGGACTCAGACCTGCGTCGTATCGCCTTGCCGCCCCCACCCGGTCTCCGCTGCGCTCCGACCACCCTCCCCCGAGGGGGAGGGAGACGATCGCGGATCCAGCAGCACCCCCGACACGGTCGCGGCCAGCATCCGGGCGGCGAAGGGCAGGCGGGCGAGCTTGCCGAGCACGTGGTCGCGGACCCAGGGCAGGGACTTGCCGTCGGCCTGGTAGAAGGGGGTGAAGCCCATCGACAGGGCCTGGTACAGCCGCACGTGCCAACGCCGCGCCGCGGCATAGGCCGACAGCGCCTCGCCCAGATCGGCATGGGCCTCCAGCGCGTCGGCCAGGGCCTGGGCGTCCAGCAGCCCCATGTTCACGCCCTGGCCCAGCTGGGGGCTGGTGGAGTGGGCCGCGTCGCCGACGACGGCCAGACGGTCGGCAACCGGCAGGGGCAGGGTGTGGTGGCCGTAGCGGGCGAGGGTCAGCTGGTCCGGATCGGTCAGGGTGTCGAGCACGGGCGAGACCTCGGGCCACAGGCCGCGGACCTCGGCCTTCCACGGCTCCAGCCCCGTCGCCCGCCATTCGGGGTGGTCGGCGTGCTTTAGGCTCCAGAAGAAGGTCGCCAGCCGGTCGGGGCCGTCCGGCCGGGTGCCGCAGGGCAGGACGCCGATCATGCGCGAGGCCCCGCGATAGACCTGTTCCAGCGCGCCCTCGTCGAAGGGGGTCCCGGGCCAGGGCACGGTGGCCCACAGCGCGCCCCACGGCAGTTCGGCGCGGCGCGACCCCTGCGCGACCCCCAGGGCGTGAGCGACCGGCGAGCGCGCGCCCGAGGCGTCGACGACCAGATCGAAGGTCGGGCCGGTCCCGCCCCGGGCCGTCGTCATCCGCCCGCCGGACGCGGCCACGACCTCGGTGTCGGTCTGGAACTGGACCCCCTCGGCCAGACAGGCGTCGTGCAGGACGTGGAAGATCGTCGCCCGGTGGACGCCCAGGGCGTTGATGCCGTCGGGGCGGGGCGTCTTCAGGTCCGAGTATTTGACGTCGAGCACGACCCGGCGACGGCGCGCCTCCCGCCCGAAGACGTGGTTCAGCGGCTGGCCGAGCGCGGTGATCCGGGCCGTCAGACCCAGCCGGTCCAGCACAGACAGGCCGGTCGACTGCAGCATGAAGCCCGCGCCGATCGGACGCGGCGCGTCGAACCGTTCGTGCACGACGACGCGGCGGCCCTGACGCCGGAGCATCAGGGCCAGGGCCAGGCCGGTCGGACCCGCGCCGACGATCGCGACGTCTGCAGGACCTTTCACGCCGGGGCGGGGCACCGTCAGGCCGGGACCAGTTCGATCAGGTCGAGGTTGGATTCGGTCTGGGGCCAGGGGATGACCAGCCGCCAGCGCGCCTCGCCGATGCGTTCCAGCACGGCGATCAGGTCGCGTTCCGGCCGCTGGCCATAGGAGTTGGCGGGCGGCTCGACGGCCAGGGCCAGGGACCCCAGCATGACCATCTGGCGGTCGTCCTCGGGGAACAGCAGGCCGGACGGGCGCTGGGAGCCCGTGGTCTTGGAGAATTTCAGCCCGCGCGGCGTGGCCTCGATGCGGCAGGCGAACCAGTCGTAGACGACATAGCCCAGACCCTGTTCCCCGCCCTGGGAGCCCAGCTTCACCGTGCGGCAGCGGTACGCCCCGACCGGCGGGGTGACGTCGCGGCGCGCCGCGCCCGGCTCGATCAGGTCGCCGAGGGACCGCAGGTCGCCCGAGCCGGTCTGGCGACGCGCCTGTTCCAGCGCCAGCCGCCAGGCCGCGTCGCGGCGGGCATAGCGATCGCGGTCGGCCGAGCGGACGATGCCGCGCCAGTCGCGCAGCGCCCCGGTGTTGATGCTGCCCGAAACCGTCGTCGCGGGCATGGGCGGCGGGGGCGGCGGCGGGGGCGTGGCGGCGCAGGCCGTCAGGATCAGCGGCAGGACCAGACGGGAGAGGCGGGCGAGACGCATGGAGGCTCCGGGTAACCGCGAACGGCAGGACGGAGCCCCAGTCGGGCGGCCACGTCAAGCGGGGGGGCGTCAAGCGGCGGCCGTCGAGCGGAGGGCCACGATGCGATCCGCCGCGCTTGCCCCTGTCGCGCTCCCGGCCTATCCCCTGACCATGCCGACAACGCCCCTGATCTGCCCGTCCATCCTGGCCTCGGACTTCGCCAAACTGGGTGCCGAGGTCGCCGCGATCGAGGCGGCGGGGGCCGACTGGGTCCACGTCGACGTGATGGACGGCCATTTCGTGCCCAACATCACCATCGGCCCGGACGTGGTGAAGGCGCTGCGCCCCCACACCTCCCTGCCGTTCGACGTCCACCTGATGGTCGCGCCGGTCGATCCGTGGCTGGAGGCCTACCGCGAGGCCGGGGCCGACATCCTGACCGTCCATCCCGAAAGCGGGCCCCACCTGCACCGGACCCTGGGGCGCATCCGCCAGCTGGGCGCGAAGGCCGGCGTGGTGCTGAACCCCGGCACGCCGCTGAGCGTGCTGGAGGACGTGATCGAGCTGGTCGACCTGGTGCTGCTGATGTCGGTCAATCCGGGCTTCGGCGGGCAGTCGTTCATCGGCTCGACCCTGAAGAAGATTGAGCGGACCCGGGCGATGCTGGACGCGGCCGGATCGTCCGCACACCTGCAGGTCGACGGCGGGGTGACGGCGGCCAATGCCGGGGCCTGCGTCGCCGCCGGGGCCGACGCCCTCGTGGCCGGAACCGCCGTGTTCCGGGGCGGGCCGGACGCCTATGCCGCCAACATCGCCGCGCTGAAAGCTGCATGAGCCCGGTCGGGCCCTTCGCCGAACGCGCCGCGCCGCCGACGGTCGGCGAGGGTGCCATTCCCGGCCTGAGGGGCGCGCCGGTGCGCACGCCGGTCCGGACCAGCGGCGCCCAGACGGGCCCGGCCCTGTGGCCGGCCATCGCCGGACGGGTTCTGACCCGCCAGATGTGGATCGAACTGTACGGCCTGCCCGGCTATGCGATGACGCTGGCGGCGGGCAAGGCCGTGGCCTTCGCCGCCACGCCGCGCGATTTCCGCCCCGTGGACCCGGCCGTCGGCAAGGCCATTCTGGGCGGGCGCTTCCATCTGGCCGGGACGCATATGGAGGCCGAGGCCCCGGCCGATCCCTTCAACCGGCCCAGTCCGTCGAAGGCCTTCGCCA
This DNA window, taken from Brevundimonas subvibrioides ATCC 15264, encodes the following:
- a CDS encoding TonB-dependent receptor domain-containing protein, whose translation is MNRTRSILLAGVAVLALAPSAMAQTTVPAPAGGTRPAQTPASVPTPAPAPAPATPQAAQDAPAAEPAEAEPSAVGDVVVTGSTTEVRTSIDSVSYSLANDLQATTGSLADALRNVPSVDVDPQGNVSLRGDSGVTILVDGRPSGILTGEGRAQALLQLPADRYARIEVMTNPSAAYSPEGSGGVINLITKPTAPRAGSQTTGSIRANVGDNGRWNLGGSGSWQKDRLTLSGDLSYRADPSQFELNRLREQLDPVTGAVVSTTRNDTTQESDQTGTVARFSAEYRLTDRTQLTGEVRSIAFQGDGDVDSLFETRNAAGAVTSAYRRAGGSDFDYANWGATARLLHRFDDAGHEWSNELRYDSNSIESGGLTLTDFLVPAGTGLAERTDQDQDQVTLGFTSAYVRPTADGGKLRLGYELTDVRPDQDVTFRQGPSEGTLSVVPGFSNRFEARQTVHALYGTWERPLTEKLSAQAGLRLEQADIEIDDLTGGASASQDYFRAYPTAHLQYQLSETETLRASYSRRIQRPQPAQLNPFVSYGDPLNRRSGNPDLEPQETDAFEAMWQKRQGTTFYQVTAYLRDTDKAFTEVVTDLGGGVFLTRPENLGARRDLGLETTANGALHPTLRYSAGVNVFRQEIDAAGLPGGQDREGTFATGRLSLNWTPTAKDFVQVSGFWQGESLLAQGTREAGGMLNIGYRRKLTDSLSFNFTGRDVLNSFNNTSVYETPLFRERAEQNIRLRAFYIGLSWTLGTGPRRPPEQFDFSTGPGGG
- a CDS encoding DUF4893 domain-containing protein; this translates as MRLARLSRLVLPLILTACAATPPPPPPPPMPATTVSGSINTGALRDWRGIVRSADRDRYARRDAAWRLALEQARRQTGSGDLRSLGDLIEPGAARRDVTPPVGAYRCRTVKLGSQGGEQGLGYVVYDWFACRIEATPRGLKFSKTTGSQRPSGLLFPEDDRQMVMLGSLALAVEPPANSYGQRPERDLIAVLERIGEARWRLVIPWPQTESNLDLIELVPA
- a CDS encoding serine hydrolase, with translation MTVSPFRLTRRSALFASAGAAALPAVAWSQAANDDASLAEAIDAYVTAAMAAWPDQPALGVAVVKDGQAVLTRGYGVKVQGQAARADEHTLFAIASNTKNVTAACLAMLVDEGKVKWDEPVRTYLPGFTLSDPYIGAHITVRDTLSHRAGFGLGAGDLLFWPNSDRTRAEVLAAVPFVPIEDGLRANYHYCNLMFVVAGAVLEAVSGLTWEAFVQTRVLDPLGMTDTVPMASQADPARSALPHARIGPPLRYQGEMTKIADSIVGIWNWDSAAAAGGICASPADWAKWMILRLGNGAMPDGTRLFTEARATEMWRPNVVISGTPGPTAELPGRAIASTYAMGHQVQDYRGERIVSHGGGSPGGNSFTVLIPGRKAGVSVFSNAEENFLLRTLRSGLVDIVMGKQGFDWIADSKRLEAEGIAESLKAATEIDAKQAAGAPPTLPLSAFVGTWRDPWYGDITIEARDVGLWLTFTRNAALQGPLEPYDGNTLRTRFPDKREEDAFVTFEIEDGRPVRATVKGVSPDIDFSYDYQDLRLTRV
- a CDS encoding FAD-dependent oxidoreductase, with the protein product MKGPADVAIVGAGPTGLALALMLRRQGRRVVVHERFDAPRPIGAGFMLQSTGLSVLDRLGLTARITALGQPLNHVFGREARRRRVVLDVKYSDLKTPRPDGINALGVHRATIFHVLHDACLAEGVQFQTDTEVVAASGGRMTTARGGTGPTFDLVVDASGARSPVAHALGVAQGSRRAELPWGALWATVPWPGTPFDEGALEQVYRGASRMIGVLPCGTRPDGPDRLATFFWSLKHADHPEWRATGLEPWKAEVRGLWPEVSPVLDTLTDPDQLTLARYGHHTLPLPVADRLAVVGDAAHSTSPQLGQGVNMGLLDAQALADALEAHADLGEALSAYAAARRWHVRLYQALSMGFTPFYQADGKSLPWVRDHVLGKLARLPFAARMLAATVSGVLLDPRSSPSPSGEGGRSAAETGWGRQGDTTQV